From Rhodococcus sp. B7740, one genomic window encodes:
- a CDS encoding TetR/AcrR family transcriptional regulator, translating to MTERAGSTTWQWSKTGETQRKLLDAAQEVFAEAGFVNASISDIVERAGSSTGSLYHHFGGKSELFTALWDRHNTAHLEQVRASVIAERRGGTTDPLDLFCVGARAFLNGSWQRRDVALVFVDNDGPPGFEKLRRDNRIEWIRQNSALLGPGDDSAQRITVGVLTDIIVESSREVILNCRTKKQAGAVADIMCSLIRKIASD from the coding sequence ATGACCGAACGAGCCGGTTCGACGACGTGGCAGTGGAGCAAGACCGGCGAGACCCAGCGCAAGCTTCTCGATGCGGCCCAAGAGGTGTTTGCCGAGGCAGGTTTCGTCAATGCCAGCATCTCCGACATCGTCGAGCGGGCCGGATCGAGCACGGGTAGCCTGTACCACCACTTCGGCGGCAAATCCGAGCTGTTCACCGCGCTGTGGGATCGTCACAACACGGCGCATCTCGAACAGGTCAGGGCGTCGGTCATCGCCGAGCGTAGGGGCGGAACCACGGATCCGCTCGATCTGTTCTGCGTCGGCGCACGCGCTTTCCTCAACGGGAGTTGGCAGCGCCGCGACGTTGCTTTGGTCTTCGTGGACAACGACGGGCCACCCGGCTTCGAGAAGCTGCGTAGGGACAATCGCATCGAATGGATCAGGCAGAACTCGGCGCTGCTCGGCCCGGGCGACGACAGTGCGCAGCGGATTACCGTCGGGGTGTTGACCGACATCATCGTCGAATCGTCTCGGGAGGTCATTCTGAACTGCCGAACGAAGAAGCAAGCGGGTGCGGTTGCCGACATCATGTGCAGCTTGATTCGGAAGATCGCCTCCGACTAG
- a CDS encoding MFS transporter has translation MRDAWRTLSVVAFASMVSGMSGSALNVALPTVVRHFDASSVAASWILLAYLLTNTVLLVAFGRMADMFGRRTMYLTGLGLYTTGSILCGLAPNAWWLVAFRVLQAAGGAMLLTNSAALVTAAFPRHRLGEGMGIYLASFSIAQLCGPTLGGLIAQQAGWRWVFWFNVPIGILCLVWGAIALRSPPRVGAKGYSLDLRGNAMILVALSSGLAALSQATSLGWSHPLVVGGLAVAVVVVPLFLWFERRVPNPLIDVALFKHWPFGFGLLASFMNSISQSGIVLLFALYFQAVSGVSPLEAGLMVLPVAVAALVASLGSGPLQRKISASSLSVAGNILTVFALLILLVATTGRMHSAVVLSGLALAGFGSGLFMPSNATALMRDLPDERLGIANAMRLLLQTSGFVVGTAVILSVVTSAMPLELRKFVFAGTVSDVSKAAVDQLLTGYGRTLGAMIAVASLTVAVSIAARHSRTVEQR, from the coding sequence ATGCGCGACGCGTGGAGAACACTGTCGGTGGTTGCGTTCGCCAGCATGGTCTCAGGGATGTCGGGCAGCGCACTCAACGTTGCCTTGCCGACGGTCGTTCGCCACTTCGACGCGAGCAGTGTGGCGGCCAGCTGGATCTTGCTCGCATACCTGTTGACCAACACCGTGCTTCTTGTTGCATTCGGACGAATGGCCGACATGTTCGGCCGTCGAACCATGTATCTCACCGGTCTCGGCCTGTACACCACCGGCAGCATCTTGTGCGGTCTCGCTCCGAATGCGTGGTGGCTCGTCGCTTTTCGCGTACTACAGGCTGCGGGAGGTGCCATGTTGCTCACCAACAGTGCGGCACTGGTGACCGCAGCATTTCCTCGTCACAGACTCGGTGAAGGGATGGGCATCTACCTCGCGTCGTTCTCCATCGCGCAGTTGTGCGGACCCACGTTGGGTGGTTTGATCGCGCAGCAAGCGGGATGGCGCTGGGTGTTCTGGTTCAACGTTCCGATCGGAATTCTCTGTCTCGTCTGGGGTGCCATCGCGCTGAGGTCTCCGCCCCGTGTCGGTGCGAAAGGGTATTCGCTCGACCTGCGCGGCAACGCAATGATTCTCGTCGCGTTGAGCAGTGGTTTGGCTGCGCTGTCGCAAGCCACGTCGCTGGGCTGGTCGCACCCACTCGTGGTTGGCGGTCTGGCGGTGGCCGTGGTGGTGGTACCACTGTTTCTGTGGTTCGAGCGCCGTGTTCCCAACCCGCTCATCGACGTCGCCCTGTTCAAACACTGGCCGTTCGGGTTCGGCCTCCTGGCGTCCTTCATGAACTCGATCTCGCAGAGCGGGATAGTGCTGCTGTTCGCTCTGTACTTCCAAGCAGTGTCGGGAGTCAGCCCACTCGAAGCCGGGCTGATGGTGCTGCCCGTCGCCGTCGCAGCGCTCGTCGCATCACTCGGGTCCGGGCCGCTGCAACGCAAGATCTCTGCGTCGTCGCTGTCCGTCGCCGGAAATATCCTGACGGTGTTCGCGCTGTTGATACTCCTGGTGGCGACAACGGGGAGAATGCATTCCGCGGTCGTGCTGTCGGGGCTCGCGCTCGCAGGATTCGGATCCGGCCTGTTCATGCCATCGAATGCGACGGCCCTCATGCGTGATCTTCCCGACGAACGTCTCGGCATCGCCAACGCCATGCGCCTGCTGCTGCAGACCAGCGGATTCGTGGTCGGGACAGCGGTGATCCTGTCGGTGGTGACCAGCGCGATGCCCCTCGAGCTGCGCAAATTCGTGTTCGCAGGAACCGTCAGCGACGTGTCGAAAGCTGCGGTGGATCAGCTCCTCACCGGATACGGTCGCACCCTGGGCGCGATGATCGCCGTCGCATCCCTCACGGTGGCTGTGTCCATCGCGGCCAGGCATTCCAGAACTGTCGAGCAGCGCTGA
- a CDS encoding aspartate kinase, whose product MALIVQKYGGSSVGTAERIRRVAERIVETKKAGNDVVVVVSAMGDTTDELLDLAQQVCPAPPAREMDMLLTSGERISNALVAMAIHSLGAEARSFTGSQAGVVTTSVHGNAKIIDVTPGRVRSALDEGSIVLVAGFQGVSQDSKDVTTLGRGGSDTTAVALAAALNADVCEIYTDVDGIFTADPRIVPNARHLDTVSFEEMLEMAACGAKVLMLRCVEYARRYNVPVHVRSSYTTKPGTIVSGSMEDIPVEEAILTGVAHDRSEAKVTVVGLPDTPGYAAKVFRAVADSEINIDMVLQNVSKIDTGKTDITFTCPKADGPTAVEKLTKLQAEIGFAQVLYDDHIGKVSLVGAGMKSHPGVTATFCEALADAGINIDLISTSEIRISVLCSDTQLDEAVRALHAAFDLGGDEEAVVHAGTGR is encoded by the coding sequence GTGGCTCTCATCGTCCAGAAGTACGGTGGATCGTCGGTGGGGACCGCCGAACGCATCCGACGCGTCGCTGAACGGATCGTCGAGACCAAGAAGGCAGGCAACGACGTCGTCGTGGTCGTGTCGGCCATGGGCGACACCACCGACGAACTGCTCGACCTGGCCCAGCAGGTGTGCCCGGCCCCGCCGGCCCGCGAGATGGACATGCTGCTCACCTCGGGTGAACGCATCTCCAACGCGTTGGTCGCGATGGCCATCCACTCGCTCGGTGCCGAGGCCCGGTCGTTCACCGGCTCGCAGGCGGGCGTCGTCACCACCAGCGTGCACGGCAACGCCAAGATCATCGACGTCACCCCGGGACGCGTGCGCAGCGCCCTCGACGAGGGTTCGATCGTGCTCGTCGCCGGATTCCAGGGCGTCAGCCAGGACAGCAAGGACGTCACCACGCTCGGTCGCGGAGGTTCGGACACCACCGCCGTTGCGCTCGCCGCAGCCCTGAACGCCGACGTCTGCGAGATCTACACCGACGTCGACGGCATCTTCACCGCAGACCCGAGGATCGTGCCCAACGCCCGGCACCTCGACACCGTCTCGTTCGAGGAAATGCTGGAGATGGCTGCCTGCGGCGCGAAGGTGCTCATGCTGCGCTGCGTCGAATATGCCCGTCGCTACAACGTTCCCGTTCACGTGCGCTCGTCGTACACCACGAAACCCGGAACGATCGTCTCCGGATCTATGGAGGACATTCCAGTGGAAGAAGCAATTCTCACCGGCGTCGCACACGATCGCAGCGAGGCGAAGGTCACCGTCGTCGGCTTGCCCGACACTCCCGGTTACGCCGCCAAGGTCTTTCGTGCCGTGGCGGACTCGGAGATCAACATCGACATGGTGTTGCAGAACGTGTCCAAGATCGACACCGGCAAGACCGACATCACCTTCACCTGCCCCAAGGCCGACGGCCCGACGGCAGTGGAGAAGCTCACCAAGCTGCAGGCCGAGATCGGCTTCGCGCAGGTGCTCTACGACGATCACATCGGCAAGGTCTCCCTGGTCGGTGCCGGCATGAAGAGCCACCCCGGCGTCACCGCGACGTTCTGTGAGGCCCTCGCCGACGCCGGTATCAACATCGACCTGATCAGCACCTCGGAGATCCGTATCTCGGTGCTGTGCAGCGACACTCAGCTCGACGAAGCAGTACGCGCGCTGCACGCCGCCTTCGATCTCGGTGGCGACGAAGAAGCCGTCGTACACGCAGGAACAGGACGATAG
- a CDS encoding aspartate-semialdehyde dehydrogenase, protein MTTVAVVGATGQVGAVMRTLLEERNFPADTVRFFASARSAGKKLPFRGEEIIVEDASTADLTGIDIALFSAGATLSREQAPRFAAAGATVIDNSSAFRKNSDVPLVVSEVNPEAAKNPPRGIIANPNCTTMAAMPVLKVLHDEAGLQRLIVSSYQAVSGSGLAGVEELVTQARAVIGDAEKLVHDGSSVDFPAPNKYVAPIAFNVLPLAGALVDDGSGETDEDQKLRNESRKILGLPDLLVSGTCVRVPVFTGHSLSINAEFANPLSVERARELLASAPGVSLVDVPTPLQAAGKDDSLVGRIRQDPGVPDGRGLALFVSGDNLRKGAALNTIQIAELLV, encoded by the coding sequence ATGACCACAGTTGCAGTCGTAGGAGCCACCGGCCAGGTCGGTGCCGTCATGCGAACCCTGTTGGAGGAGCGCAACTTCCCCGCCGACACCGTTCGATTCTTCGCCTCCGCTCGCTCGGCCGGCAAGAAGCTGCCGTTCCGCGGCGAGGAGATCATCGTCGAGGACGCGTCCACCGCCGACCTCACCGGAATCGACATCGCGCTGTTCTCGGCCGGTGCCACGCTCTCTCGCGAGCAGGCCCCGCGATTCGCCGCAGCTGGTGCCACCGTCATCGACAACTCGTCGGCATTCCGCAAGAACTCCGATGTTCCGTTGGTGGTCAGCGAGGTCAACCCCGAGGCAGCGAAGAACCCGCCCCGCGGCATCATCGCCAACCCGAACTGCACCACCATGGCCGCCATGCCGGTGCTCAAGGTGCTGCACGACGAAGCCGGCCTGCAGCGTCTGATCGTCTCGAGCTACCAGGCCGTCTCCGGTAGCGGACTCGCCGGTGTCGAGGAACTCGTCACCCAGGCCCGCGCCGTCATCGGTGACGCCGAGAAGCTGGTGCACGACGGCTCGTCGGTCGATTTCCCGGCCCCGAACAAGTACGTCGCGCCCATCGCCTTCAACGTCCTGCCGCTGGCCGGTGCGCTGGTCGACGACGGATCCGGCGAAACCGACGAGGACCAGAAACTGCGCAACGAATCGCGGAAGATCCTCGGCCTGCCCGACCTGCTCGTCAGCGGCACCTGCGTCCGGGTACCCGTGTTCACCGGACACTCGCTGTCGATCAACGCCGAGTTCGCCAACCCGCTCTCGGTGGAACGTGCCCGCGAGCTGTTGGCATCGGCACCGGGCGTGTCGTTGGTCGACGTGCCGACGCCGCTGCAGGCCGCAGGCAAGGACGACTCTCTGGTGGGTCGTATCCGTCAGGATCCGGGCGTGCCCGACGGCCGCGGACTTGCACTGTTCGTCTCGGGCGACAACCTGCGCAAAGGTGCCGCTCTGAACACCATCCAGATCGCCGAACTGCTGGTCTGA
- the leuA gene encoding 2-isopropylmalate synthase: MSPADAFTSGSRTITPPSRPAPSDQPAWNTQKNSSMPTFRYRPFAEEVEPITLPDRTWPDKIIDRTPQWCAVDLRDGNQALIDPMSPARKRRMFDLLVRMGYKQIEVGFPSASQTDFDFVREIIEDGAIPDDVTIQVLTQCRPELIERTFVACEGARSVIVHFYNSTSILQRRVVFRAERDVIKKIATDGARKVLEEAAKFPDTDWRYEYSPESYTGTELAYAKEVCDAVTAIIDPTPDKPLILNLPATVEMATPNVYADSIEWMSRNLDRRDSIVLSLHPHNDRGTGVAAAELGYQAGADRIEGCLFGNGERTGNVCLVTLGLNLFTRGVDPQIDFSNIDEVRRTVEYCNQLPVAERHPYGGDLVYTAFSGSHQDAINKGLDAMKVTADELGSDIGDVTWQVPYLPVDPKDVGRTYEAVIRVNSQSGKGGVAYIMKSDHGLNLPRRLQIEFSQAVQRITDGEGGEVSPKEMWDVFAEEYLTPIRPLERIKQSVQAAEVDGGTDTITATVKVDGVEQEISGSGNGPLASFVDALSTIGYDVSVLDYSEHAMSAGDDAQAAAYVEASVTSPSGVATTVWGVGIATSITTASLRAVVSAVNRALK; the protein is encoded by the coding sequence ATGTCACCAGCCGACGCATTCACCTCGGGATCTCGCACCATCACCCCGCCCTCGCGGCCCGCTCCCAGCGACCAGCCCGCTTGGAACACCCAGAAGAACTCCTCGATGCCCACCTTCCGTTATCGGCCGTTCGCCGAGGAAGTGGAGCCCATCACCCTCCCCGACCGCACGTGGCCGGACAAGATCATCGACCGGACGCCGCAGTGGTGCGCAGTCGATCTGCGCGACGGCAACCAGGCGCTGATCGATCCGATGAGCCCGGCCCGCAAGCGCCGCATGTTCGACCTGCTCGTGCGCATGGGCTACAAGCAGATCGAGGTCGGCTTCCCGTCTGCCAGTCAGACCGACTTCGATTTCGTCCGCGAGATCATCGAGGACGGCGCGATCCCCGACGACGTCACCATCCAGGTACTCACGCAGTGCCGTCCCGAGCTGATCGAGCGCACGTTCGTCGCATGCGAGGGCGCTCGCAGCGTCATCGTTCACTTCTACAATTCGACGTCGATCCTGCAGCGCCGCGTGGTGTTCCGTGCCGAGCGTGACGTCATCAAGAAGATCGCCACCGACGGTGCCCGCAAGGTGCTCGAAGAAGCAGCCAAGTTCCCCGATACCGACTGGCGCTACGAGTACTCCCCCGAGTCCTACACCGGCACCGAACTCGCCTACGCCAAAGAGGTGTGCGACGCGGTCACCGCGATCATCGATCCCACCCCCGACAAGCCACTGATCCTGAATCTGCCTGCCACCGTGGAGATGGCGACACCCAACGTCTACGCCGACTCGATCGAGTGGATGAGCCGCAACCTCGACCGTCGCGACAGCATCGTGCTGTCACTGCACCCGCACAACGACCGCGGAACCGGTGTTGCCGCAGCCGAACTCGGCTACCAGGCCGGTGCTGATCGCATCGAGGGTTGCCTGTTCGGCAACGGTGAGCGCACCGGCAACGTCTGCCTGGTCACGCTCGGGTTGAACCTGTTCACCCGCGGTGTCGATCCGCAGATCGACTTCTCCAACATCGACGAGGTCCGTCGAACGGTGGAGTACTGCAACCAACTTCCCGTCGCCGAGCGCCACCCCTACGGCGGCGACCTGGTCTACACCGCCTTCTCCGGCAGCCACCAGGACGCCATCAACAAGGGCCTGGACGCGATGAAGGTCACTGCGGACGAACTGGGTTCGGACATCGGTGACGTCACCTGGCAGGTTCCGTACCTGCCCGTCGACCCGAAGGACGTCGGTCGCACCTACGAGGCCGTCATCCGTGTCAATTCGCAGTCCGGCAAGGGCGGCGTCGCGTACATCATGAAGTCCGATCACGGACTGAACCTGCCGCGTCGACTGCAGATCGAGTTCTCCCAGGCCGTCCAGCGCATCACCGACGGTGAGGGCGGCGAGGTCTCGCCCAAGGAGATGTGGGACGTCTTCGCCGAGGAGTACCTGACGCCGATCCGTCCGCTCGAGCGCATCAAGCAGTCGGTACAGGCTGCCGAGGTCGACGGCGGAACCGACACGATCACCGCGACGGTCAAGGTCGACGGCGTCGAGCAGGAGATCTCAGGATCCGGCAACGGTCCACTCGCCTCGTTCGTCGATGCGCTGTCGACCATCGGCTACGACGTCAGCGTCCTCGACTACTCCGAGCACGCCATGTCCGCGGGCGACGACGCTCAGGCTGCGGCCTACGTCGAGGCCTCGGTCACCTCACCGTCCGGTGTGGCCACCACGGTCTGGGGCGTCGGCATCGCGACGTCGATCACCACCGCGTCACTGCGCGCCGTGGTCTCGGCCGTGAACCGCGCGCTGAAATAA
- a CDS encoding ABC transporter ATP-binding protein encodes MATITFERTTRLFPGSDAPAVNELDLHIEDGEFLVLVGPSGCGKSTSLRMLAGLEEVNSGRILIGGKDVTNSEPKDRDIAMVFQNYALYPHMTVAENMGFALKLAKANKEDIRTRVEEAAKLLDLEPYLDRKPKALSGGQRQRVAMGRAIVRQPQVFLMDEPLSNLDAKLRVQTRTQIAQLQRRLGTTTVYVTHDQVEAMTMGDRVAVLKGGVLQQCATPRELYRTPVNAFVAGFMGSPSMNLFRAPVTDGGVRLADQVVPVPRQTLGSATEVMFGIRPEHIEIADSGIALEIDVVEELGSEAFVFGRADINGRTETIVARADWRSPPEKGDRVHVRIDEAHAHIFDASAEGRRLN; translated from the coding sequence ATGGCAACTATCACGTTCGAGCGTACGACCAGGCTGTTTCCCGGCTCCGACGCCCCCGCGGTGAACGAGCTCGACCTGCACATCGAGGACGGTGAGTTCCTCGTTCTGGTCGGTCCGTCCGGCTGTGGCAAGTCGACGTCGCTCCGGATGCTCGCGGGGCTCGAAGAGGTCAACTCCGGCCGCATCCTCATCGGCGGCAAGGACGTCACCAACTCCGAACCCAAGGATCGCGACATCGCGATGGTGTTCCAGAACTACGCGCTGTACCCGCACATGACCGTCGCCGAGAACATGGGGTTCGCCCTCAAGCTGGCGAAGGCGAACAAGGAGGACATTCGTACTCGTGTCGAGGAGGCTGCGAAGCTGCTCGACCTGGAGCCGTACCTCGATCGCAAGCCCAAGGCACTCTCGGGCGGCCAACGTCAGCGGGTTGCCATGGGGCGCGCCATCGTTCGCCAACCCCAGGTGTTCCTGATGGACGAGCCGCTGTCCAACCTCGACGCCAAACTTCGGGTGCAGACGCGCACGCAGATCGCTCAGCTGCAGCGCCGGCTCGGGACGACGACGGTGTACGTCACCCACGATCAGGTCGAGGCCATGACGATGGGCGATCGGGTCGCGGTGCTCAAAGGTGGTGTGCTGCAACAGTGCGCCACCCCGCGCGAGCTGTACCGCACCCCGGTCAATGCGTTCGTCGCCGGGTTCATGGGCTCGCCGTCGATGAACTTGTTCCGCGCTCCGGTCACCGACGGCGGTGTCCGCCTGGCCGATCAGGTGGTTCCGGTTCCGCGGCAGACTCTCGGGTCGGCCACGGAGGTGATGTTCGGTATTCGGCCCGAGCACATCGAGATTGCCGACAGCGGAATTGCCCTCGAGATCGACGTGGTGGAGGAGCTCGGCTCCGAGGCGTTCGTGTTCGGCCGCGCAGACATCAACGGTAGGACCGAAACCATTGTGGCTCGGGCCGATTGGCGCAGCCCGCCCGAGAAGGGCGATCGCGTTCACGTCCGCATCGACGAGGCCCACGCCCACATCTTCGACGCCTCTGCCGAGGGCCGTCGCCTGAACTGA
- a CDS encoding MBL fold metallo-hydrolase, whose protein sequence is MPVPGVAVRVAPRVERLLAPNAGAWTFEGTNTWLIGAPDALQCAVIDPGPADAAHLDSVVAAAGHRTVTEIVLTHGHNDHADGAHALAERTNATVLAQRGVFGRTPIEHLQRIVLAGHVTARVLGTPGHTRDSVCLSLPDDNVVLTGDTLLGAGSPVVHPALLSDMIESLCMLAEIGQGGSVIGLPGHGPVITDLEAAALYRVAARRRRIEQVAALRDSGTTEIDDLVAAMYRHIEDPDVLKAAHSSVESMVVFLDSGLGSAATDSGRRR, encoded by the coding sequence ATGCCGGTACCTGGTGTCGCCGTTCGGGTTGCACCCCGGGTCGAGCGACTGCTGGCTCCCAATGCCGGGGCGTGGACCTTCGAGGGCACCAATACATGGTTGATCGGTGCACCCGATGCCCTGCAGTGTGCGGTGATCGATCCGGGGCCGGCGGATGCCGCACACCTGGATTCGGTCGTCGCGGCGGCGGGGCATCGGACGGTGACGGAAATAGTGCTGACGCACGGCCACAACGACCACGCAGACGGGGCACACGCACTCGCCGAGCGAACCAATGCAACAGTGCTGGCGCAGCGTGGGGTGTTCGGGCGAACCCCGATCGAGCACCTGCAGCGAATTGTGTTGGCAGGGCACGTCACGGCGCGTGTCCTGGGTACGCCCGGTCACACCAGGGACTCGGTGTGCCTGAGTCTGCCGGACGACAACGTGGTGTTGACCGGCGACACCCTGCTCGGTGCCGGCTCGCCGGTCGTTCATCCGGCATTGCTGTCGGACATGATCGAGAGCCTGTGCATGTTGGCCGAGATCGGCCAGGGTGGATCGGTTATCGGACTGCCAGGGCACGGTCCGGTGATCACAGATCTGGAGGCCGCGGCGCTGTATCGAGTTGCCGCGCGACGACGACGTATCGAACAGGTTGCAGCTCTTCGGGATTCAGGCACGACTGAGATCGACGATCTGGTTGCCGCCATGTACCGGCACATCGAGGACCCGGACGTGTTGAAAGCTGCACACTCGTCCGTCGAGTCAATGGTCGTCTTCCTGGACTCGGGTCTCGGTTCGGCCGCAACGGATTCGGGGCGCAGACGATGA
- a CDS encoding FUSC family protein yields MTLPEHRPPPPPRGLRVLFGLPAVGRRWPGGLRSALAFGVPAIAAWVLGFHTEALLVVSGSFAVIYGEGRPYRSRWWVVLTAGGALVASVWLGATAGQMELDLGSTGWARMIPVTLLSLLALVAVYVIAALRLGPPGAFFFVLVCAVSSYIPGAGVSAAHGAVCAAVGVASALVVSMSGVLWDPRGPEREAVGAAVGAIERYTSSPTASAADRHAAAARLHAAWAAVYDAGAARLSSRPALVQKLFDAHRAFAATTAVRADPDRAVDFVSDQLPLARPGLGYRLRRSLHRDSHAASTAVRVFCAAAAAGGVSVALGLSRPDWAILGAVLVLQQGPDRVHGTYRGLQRLGGTLAGVALFSAIYLSPLTGLAVIVVLMVLQFAIEVSVARNYGLAVTFITPLALLMGTLTHPGAVLEDIVVDRIVETTVGVAFAFAALWLLLPGAFRRTLLWSDGRVLTLGTHLLTVLRTEDVAAPAALAMRRDVQFELVGSALAGAEAAHNDRTWTHGVWSQHAEVDRLGYELLAHCWTMTDVGRTDDIERWQRRLDTAVTEFHSSTLG; encoded by the coding sequence GTGACCCTTCCCGAGCATCGCCCGCCGCCACCCCCTCGAGGTCTGCGGGTGCTCTTCGGGCTCCCCGCCGTCGGGCGTCGCTGGCCGGGTGGACTGCGCTCGGCTCTGGCGTTCGGCGTCCCCGCGATCGCGGCGTGGGTTCTCGGGTTCCATACCGAGGCCCTACTGGTGGTCTCGGGCAGTTTCGCCGTCATCTACGGCGAGGGCCGCCCCTACCGTTCACGATGGTGGGTCGTCCTGACCGCGGGCGGCGCTCTGGTGGCATCGGTGTGGCTCGGCGCGACGGCCGGGCAGATGGAGCTCGATCTCGGAAGCACCGGATGGGCGCGGATGATCCCGGTGACCCTGCTCTCGCTCCTCGCTCTCGTCGCGGTCTACGTCATCGCCGCGCTGCGACTGGGACCGCCGGGGGCGTTCTTCTTCGTCCTGGTGTGCGCGGTGTCGTCGTACATTCCCGGAGCCGGCGTCAGCGCCGCTCACGGAGCGGTGTGTGCGGCTGTCGGTGTCGCGTCGGCGCTGGTGGTGTCGATGTCCGGAGTGCTGTGGGATCCACGAGGACCCGAGCGCGAGGCCGTCGGAGCCGCGGTGGGCGCGATCGAGAGATACACGAGTTCGCCGACGGCGTCTGCCGCCGATCGTCATGCGGCGGCGGCGCGTCTGCACGCGGCCTGGGCTGCCGTGTACGACGCGGGTGCCGCACGGTTGTCGTCGAGGCCGGCGCTGGTTCAGAAATTGTTCGACGCGCACCGGGCCTTCGCTGCGACGACGGCCGTGCGGGCGGATCCGGATCGGGCGGTCGACTTCGTATCCGATCAGCTGCCGCTGGCTCGGCCCGGCCTCGGGTATCGATTGCGGCGCTCGCTGCATCGGGATTCTCATGCGGCGTCCACGGCCGTGCGCGTGTTCTGCGCGGCAGCGGCCGCGGGCGGGGTCAGCGTCGCACTGGGCCTGAGCCGACCGGACTGGGCGATCCTCGGCGCCGTCCTGGTGCTGCAGCAGGGTCCCGATCGGGTGCACGGCACCTACCGGGGACTGCAGCGGCTCGGCGGAACCCTTGCCGGCGTCGCCCTGTTCTCGGCCATCTATCTGTCACCGCTGACCGGCCTGGCCGTCATCGTGGTGTTGATGGTGCTGCAGTTCGCGATCGAGGTGTCGGTGGCGCGGAACTACGGGTTGGCCGTCACGTTCATCACCCCGCTCGCTCTGCTGATGGGCACACTGACGCATCCCGGGGCTGTGCTGGAGGACATCGTCGTCGACCGGATCGTGGAGACGACGGTGGGCGTGGCCTTCGCATTCGCGGCGCTGTGGCTGCTGCTCCCCGGGGCATTCCGTCGCACATTGCTGTGGTCCGACGGCCGAGTTCTGACGCTCGGCACGCATCTGCTGACGGTGTTGCGGACCGAGGACGTGGCCGCGCCGGCAGCTCTCGCCATGCGGCGCGACGTCCAGTTCGAGCTCGTCGGGTCCGCTCTGGCCGGGGCCGAGGCCGCGCACAACGATCGAACCTGGACGCATGGGGTGTGGTCGCAACATGCCGAGGTCGATCGGCTCGGATACGAACTCCTCGCGCACTGCTGGACGATGACCGACGTCGGACGAACGGATGACATCGAACGTTGGCAACGTCGACTCGACACGGCGGTCACAGAATTCCACTCGTCAACCCTGGGGTAG